In the Paenibacillus sp. FSL R7-0337 genome, TCCTGCGGACGCTTCGGTCCGGCCAGGCTGGGAACCACTGAAGCCAGATCCAGCTCAATGACATCGCTGAATGCCGGGTCCGGTGTCTCTGCGGTGCGGAACATACCCTGCGCCTTATAATAATCCCCCACCAGCTCTACCAGCTCATCCGGTCGTCCGGTGCTGCGCAGATAGGCCAGCGTCTCCTCATCTACAGGGAAGAAGCCGATCGTAGCGCCGTATTCAGGAGCCATATTGGCTACTGTCGCACGGTCTGCCAGACTGATGTTCGCCAGACCCGGACCGTAGAATTCGACAAACTTGCCGACTACGCCTTTTTTGCGCAGCATTTGGGTAACGGTAAGAGCCAGATCGGTAGCTGTAGCGCCTTCCATCAGACTTCCGGTCAGCTTGAAGCCTACGACATCCGGGGTAACGAAATACAGCGGCTGTCCCAGCATTCCTGCTTCAGCCTCGATTCCGCCGACGCCCCAGCCCACTACGCCAAGGCCGTTAATCATTGTAGTATGGGAATCCGTGCCGACCAGGGAATCCGGGTAGACAACAGTTTCTCCGTCAATGGTCTTAGTGGCCGCTACAGAAGCCAGATACTCCAGGTTCACCTGATGCACAATTCCGGTTGCCGGAGGAACCGCACGGAAATTATTGAAGGCGGTCTGTGCCCAGCGCAGGAAGCGGTAGCGCTCCTCATTACGCTCAAATTCTACGTTCATATTATATTCAAGGGCATCTGCCGTTCCGAACGCATCAACCATAACCGAATGGTCAATAACAAGGTCAACCGGTACAAGCGGGTTGATCTTCTTCGGGTCACCGCCCGCCTTCTTGACGGTATCGCGCATAGCCGCGAGATCGACAACTACAGGCACGCCGGTGAAGTCCTGCAGGACAATCCGGGCAGGAATGAACGGAATTTCCTTATTGCGGTCAATGCCGCCAGACCAGTTAGCCAGCTGTTTAACATGTTCTTCTGTAATCGCCCGTCCGTCATATTGGCGGACAGCCGCTTCGAGTAATACCTTAATGGAGAATGGCAGGGAGGAAATGTCGCCTGCACCCTGCTCCTCCAGAGCGTTCAAATGATAGTAGCGATAAGTTTTGCCACCTGAGTTCAGGTTCTTGGCCAATGAAAAATGGTCCTTGCTTGGCATATATGCGCCTCCTCGTTTCATCTGGTGAAACTACATTTCATAATTACTATACTTTAAGTATAACGTTTACAATGGGGGGAGTAAAGTTTTTTTTGCTCCTTGATGTAAGGTATATTCAGGGTTCACACGGATGCATAGAACCCTCAGCCCCTGACTTCCTTGCAGTTAAATCGCTCCAGCTTCCGTATAGGTGCAAGCAATCCTTCATATACATAGGACAGCAGCCATTATGGCGGTGAAACCGTGAAGGAATATTCTTAGCTTACATCATATACATTCTTATCTGTGAACGAAAGGGCGGAGTATGAATGGAGCAGCAGTGGAAGAAAAGTCTCTATGTCTATGTGGACCAGCTGAACAAGGGGCGGGTTGCACCTGGCGCCGAGCCGCGCCATACCACGATCAGGGACCCCCGGTTCCTTGACGAACAGCGCACGCGCTCCCGCCGGATCGCCCAGTGGTACACCTCCCGGGGCATTACTCCGCTGCGCGGGGAGACGGGGGTGCGGACGCTGCGGACCGTGCGGCAGAATCCAGCAGAGGTGGTCGCCGATGTGGCGCTGCACAGCGCCTTCTATTATGAGAAGGGCGGGATGACCCACCGTGAGGATGTGGTGGAGTCGGAGCGCCTGACCTTTGTACGTGAAAAGGGCGGCTGGGAGATTGTGAATGTGGAGCACCGTGTGCCTGAACGGAGCGGGGTGCGCAAGGTAGTGGAGAAAGATCCGGCACTGCGGCTCTCGGAGTGGGGGGAGGCTCTGCCCGATCCGCGTCCGTCCCAGCCGCTGCTGAACCGCCGTGTCCTGAAAGGCGCAAGCGGTGCAAGGGAGGTGCGCTACCGCCGGGAGGAAGCCGCAGCCTATGCCGACCTCTGGTGGAAGGAAGGGAATCCGGAGTTCGAGATTTTTGAGGTGGACTGCACCAATTATGTCTCCCAATGTCTCTTTGCAGGGGGAGCACCTATCAACTATACTGGTAAAAGAGAAACGGGCTGGTGGTACAAGGGCTATAATGGAGCCCAGGAATGGTGGAGCTTCAGCTGGGCGGTCTCCGACAGCCTGCAGCGTTATCTGAGCGGGAGCCGCGGCAGCGGGCTGCGTGCGGAGATTGTCGAGCGGCCGGAGCAGCTTCAGCTGGGCGACATTATTCAGTATGACTGGGACGGCAACGGACATTATCAGCACAGCACGATCGTTACCGCTTTTGATGCGGGCGGGCAGCCGCTGGTGAATGCGCGGACGGTTAGCAGCCGTCACCGCTTCTGGGATTACAAGGATTCCTACGCCTGGACGGACCGGACGGCTTATCGTTTTTTTCATATTAATGACTATTTATAGTTCAGAAAGAGGTTAATGCATGGGGAACGCTAAAACTACCGTAGGACTGGTGTACGGCGGCAAATCCGGAGAGCATGAGGTATCGCTGCAGACGGCTTATGCGGTTATGAACGCTTTTGACTACGATAAATATGAGATTATTCCGTTCTATATCTCCAAGCAGGGGGTATGGAAGGTAGGTGCAGTGCTGGAGGCTCCCTTCTCCGCGATTGAGCAGCTTAAGCTGTCTGGGGTGGCCGGAGATATGGGCTCGGCCCTGAATACCTTGTTCAGCGGGCTTAGCGGAGGCGAGCAGGTAATAGACGTCATGTTCCCGCTGCTGCACGGTACGAACGGCGAGGACGGCACCATTCAGGGACTGTTCGAGATGGCGAATATCCCGTATATCGGTGCAGGTGTGCTGGCTTCATCGGCGGGCATGGATAAGGTGGTCATGAAGAAGCTGTTCGGCGAGGCGGGGCTTGAGCAATGTGACTATTGCTACTTCAATGCTGTGAACTGGAGACAGCACAAGCACGAGCTGATTGTAGATCTGGAGGATAAGCTGGGGTACCCGGTATTCGTCAAGCCTGCCAACCTGGGCTCGAGCGTAGGGATCTCCAAGGCCACCGACAAGGAAAGTCTGATCAAGGCTGTGGACTATGCCTTCCGCTATGACACGAAGGTGATTATTGAGGAGTTCGTGGATGCGCGGGAAGTGGAGGTGGCGGTACTCGGCAATGAGGAGCCGGAGGCTTCGGTTCCGGGTGAAATCGTCTCTTCCGGTGAATATTATGATTATGCGGCCAAATACACTGACGGCAAATCACAGATGCTGATCCCTGCACCTGTCGATCCCGAGGTAGCGGACCGTCTGCGCGAGTCGGCGATACTGGCCTTCAAGGCTATTGAGGGCAGCGGAATTACCCGGGCCGACTTCTTCCTGCGGAGGTCTGACGGCAAGATTCTTATTAATGAAGTGAATACCATGCCCGGCTTCACCCCGTTCAGCATGTATCCGCTGCTGTGGCGTGAGACGGGTGTGTCCTATAAAGTGCTGCTGGACCGTATGATCGCGCTGGCGCTGGAGCGTTACCGGTTCAGACAGGGCCTGAAGTACGATAATGAATAAACCACGGTGATCGGCGGGAGCATTCCGGCCGGGAAGGAGAGAGAAGCATGGGGTTTCAATCAGAATTCAATTCGGTGTGCAAGTTCAAGAATGAGCAGGAGCTGTACGAACTGCTGGAGTACGGACGTACCAAGATGGTGAAGCAGGGCTTCCGTGTCTATCCGACCGGCCAGAAGGTTATCGCCTATAATCCGCAGAATGTTGCGGTGGCAATTGTCAAAATTTCCGCGTCGATTGCAGAAATTAATTTTCAGGGCAATGAGGTTACGGCGGTGGAAATGGATCTGGTCCGTAAGCTGAATGAGGAAGAGTCGCGCGTTCAGACGGCTCTTGCCTACGAGATGTTCTTCGGGGAAGAGGGATGATTGTCCGCTTCGGCTATGTCGCCATGTCTACGGTGATTCCGGACTGTTCTCCCTCCAAAACGATGACTATGGCAAGCTTCAACAAGCTGGGCGACCGGGAAGCGGGACTTCGCAAGCTGGAATCCATTGCCCGGATGAATCTGCATAATACGCTCCGTCTGCTGAAGCATAATGTCGGCTCGGATATTGAGGTCTACAGGCTTACTTCTAAGCTTGTTCCGCTGGCAACCCATCCTGATCTCGCAGACTGGAATCCTCTCGATGCTCTTGCGGAGGAATTCGCTGTGGTGGGCAGCTATGTGAAGAAGCACGGGCTGCGTGTCAGTTTCCACCCGGATCACTTCACGGTGCTGAGTACGCCGCGGCCGGAGGTGCTTGCAAGCTCGATCCGTGATCTGCAGCATCATACGGACATGCTGGACGCGATGGGGCTGCCGGCGACGGCTAAGAGCAATATTCACATCGGCGGCGCTTACGGGGACAAGCCTCTGTCTGCGGAACGCTTCTGCGTGCAATGCTCTGCACTGCCGCTTGCACTTAGAGAGCGGATGACACTGGAGAACGACGACAAGACGTTCAACGCGGTGGAGACGCTTGCGGTCTGCCGCAGAATGGGACTGCCGATGGTGCTGGATATCCATCACCAATGGGTCAACAATGAAGGCGAGCTCCCCTGGGAGCTGTGGCCGGAGATTCTTAAGACATGGACAAGCCCTCTGGCGCTGAAGGATGTGCCGCCCGGTGGTCATCTGCCGCCGAAGATCCATGTGTCCAGCCCGCGCAGCCCGTCTGATCCGCGCAGCCATGCCGATGGGGTGGAGCCGGCACCGCTGGTTGCTTTCCTGAAGCGGATTGCTGCGGATACTCCGGCTGTAGATGTGATGATTGAGGCGAAGCACAAGGATGGCGCCTTGTTTGGTCTGATGGAGGAGATGAAGGGACTGGCAGAGGGCGGGAATGGAATTATGGTACTAAACGGAGCCAGCGTGAATATACAAGTGGAAACGGCATTGCCGTCCTTTTAAAGGACGGTACCGTTTCAGCGAGAAATAGAAGGATAATGTATAGCGTGAAACATATACATTCTTATATTTGAACCATAACTGGCAAAAAACTTGCCGGCCAGGCCCGTTAGCGGCACCAGTCATGACTTGATAAACCGGCCGAAATGAGGTACGTTGAAAGAAAGTTGAGCAATCATGTTCTAAGGCAGAGAAATGGTATCCTGCGGAAACAGCGTTCCCCGGGAGAACAATCATGCTCAAAGAAAGCGGAGTGAAGAGATGAGTCCTGTAAGTCCTGATAACCGAAATGAACGGGAGCCCTATGTAGTTACAAGCAAGGGACATACGGCGGCAGCCATCAATGCTGCAGCCAAAGCGGGGGAATGGATCAAGAGCAGACAAGGCCAGGTGAAGGAGCTGGGCAGTAAGACATCGGCCCAGGATCTGGTCACGGAGGTCGATAAGGGTGTGGAGCAGATGATCCGCCGGCTGATCCTGACCCATTATCCCGACCATGCCATCCTTGGCGAGGAGGGTGTTGAGCCCGGTGCCGAGGCACTGACGGCTGCCTTGGATGAAGCGCGGCAGCATGAGTATCTGTGGATCGTCGATCCGATAGACGGTACGACCAATTTCGTGCATGGCTTCCCGTTCTATTGCGTATCGATTGCTCTGGTAGTTAAGGGAGAGCTTACGGTAGGCGTTATCTATGATCCGATCCGGGACGAGATGTTCGTGGCCGAGAAGGGGAAGGGTGCATACATGCACGGGATTCCTACGAAGGTATCAGCGGAGACACTGCCGGGCAACAGCCTGATCGCCATGGGCTTCCCGCCGGACCGCGTGCTGGCCCAGCCGGCGAATATGGCCGGGCTGCAGCAGATTATGCCGCAGGTCCGCGGTATTCGTGCCGGAGGATCGGCGGCACTGCATCTGGCTTATGTTGCTGCCGGACGAGTGGACGGGTATTGGGAGGTTGGACTAAGCCCTTGGGACTGTGCGGCGGGAGTGCTGCTAGTGCTGGAATCCGGCGGCAAGGTCACGAATACGCTGGGCGATCCCTACGATATCGGCACACGCCATGTGGTCGCAAGCAATGGACGAATTCATGATTATCTGGTTACGTCCCTGCAGGCTGCAGATGCCACAGGCTTCAAGAAGCAGTAGGGGGGCTTACAACGTATGAATGAGAAGGAAGATCTGGAGCGGAGGCTAAGCGAGCTTCTGGAGGACGGCGAGATGGAACAGGCCGATCAGCAAGCCAAAAAGATTCGTCAAATTTCCCCCAAGTATGAGATCCGCATTCAGACTACACTTGACCCTATAGTCGAAGAGACGCTTCGTTACCGCAAAATCGCCTATGAGCTGGATGACCGGTATGATAAATATGTAAAGCGCTCAGACCAGGCAAGCGGTCCGCCAAGCACTGGCCGACCGAAGAAATCTTCAGAATCTAGCAGCGGGGAGCAATAAGCTGCTGTTATCCACAGGAGCGGTTTTCCGAATAATCGGAAGACCGCTCTTTTGTGCTGCGGAGCGGGATGTTAGAATAGAATTATACTAATTTAGGAGGAATACGATGCTGAAGACATGGAGAAGGTTAATATCAGCTTCTGCTAGCGGACTGCTGTTGTTCACCGTATTAATCAATGTGCATGCAGGTCCGGCGGATGCCGCTGCAGCAGCCGTGGCGCAAGGAACGGAGCAGGATGTCTTTCGTATCGTAGCACTTGGAGATTCCATTACTGCCGGGTATGAGCCGGGGATGACTGATCCCAGCGTGAAGCCGTACGGATACGCTGAGCGATTGTTGGAGCAGGGCTGGTATCACGGGAGAAGTGAGCTTCAGAATTACGGCATCTTGGGCCTTAAGACAGCGGGGCTGCTTCAATATACCGGAGCTATTAAGGACAGTGCGGCTATTACGCCGGAGGCCATTCAGCCGGGGCTGTCTGATCCGCGTACCTTGCAATTTGCTGCGCTGGCCCCGCAGATTAGAACGGAGCTCGCTGCGGCGGATCTGATCACCATTACCATCGGCGGTAATGATGTCAGCAGCCTGTTCTTGAATTACAAGACGCTGACCGATGCCGATTTCGCTTCCCAGCTTGCGGAGCGTCTGACGGAATACAGCAATAATGTAACAGCACTGCTGAAGAATATTCGGGAAGTGAATCCGCAGGCAACCATTCTGCTGGCCGATCAGTATCAGCCTGCTCCGCGAATCGCCCTGGGGGCTTCGTATGACAAACTGATGAATGCGGCTGCACAGTTCACCATCGCGGCTGAGAATATCGCGGCTACCCTGAACCAGGCTGGCGCGCCTCTTAAGGTAGCTCATGTAGCCGAAAAGTTCGCCGGTGTAGAGGGATCGCTAACTCATATCATCGGAGCAGGGGCGGCAGACTTCCATCCTACGCAGCTTGGTTATGAGCGGATTGCCACTGTATTCGCTGAACTGCAATGGGGGGAATACCGTATGCCAGCAGTAACGGCGATGGCTTCAGAGACGGTGCCAATGTCCATCGTGGTGAAGGGGAAAGAACTGAATACGCCCAATAAGCCGATTCTGAAGAATGGGCAGAATTTTCTGGCGCTGAAGGATATTCTGAATGCGGCCTCGGCAACAGGCAAATGGGATAACAAAACCTCCAGTGCGACCGTAATTTACGGCGGAAAAACGGTAGTTATTACTATCGGCTCGAAAACTATGAAGGTTAACGGTGCGGATGTGGCGATCGATACCCCGGCATTTCTGCATAAGGTTGGCAAAGAGGATAAAACCTATCTTCCGCTCGCCGCGCTTGCTACCGGACTGGGCTTCGATGTGAATTACAGCAGTAAGCTGCGGACAGCTTTTATTAATCCGTAATTGCGCATAATCTAACCATAGCATCATCAAATCAGTCCCGTAGTGGAAAAGGTGGATGAACCTAGTTGTCTAGTACAAAGTATAATGCTGATTACATCATCACGATGGAGGATATCATACGGGAAGGCGACCCTGTCTTGCGTGCGGTGACGGAACCGGTACAGTTGCCGCTGCAGGCGGAGGACCGCGGTGCGCTGCAGAGCATGATGCAGTTTCTGAAGAACAGTCAGGATGCGGCAATGTCTGCCAAATATAAGCTGCGTTCAGGGGTAGGCTTATCCGCTAACCAGATCGGACTATCGAAGCGGATGTTTGTCATGTATTTGAAGGACGATAATGGCAAGAATGTGGAATATACCTGGGTGAATCCCAAGATTATCAGCCATTCGATGGCGATGGTCTATCTGCCGGAGAGCGAGGGCTGCTTGTCTGTGGACCGGCCGGTGCACGGCTTCGTACCGCGTTATGAGTCTGTGAAGGTCAGGGGCTTTGATCTGAACGGCGAGGTGATTACCCAGAAATTCAAGGGCTATCAGGCGATCATCATCCAGCATGAGATGGATCACCTGGACGGAATGATGTTCTATGACCGGATCAATCCGCAGAACCCGTTCAAGCTTCCGCAGGATGTGGAAATCCGCAGCCTGTATGAGCAGAAGGGCAAGTAGCGGCGGGATATGAATATTGATGGATTACCGTTAACCCTTCTCTACACAGGCTTGGCCGTAGTCATCGCCCTGGTGTTCATCTACAGGATGAGACAAGGAACCTTTCACAAGCATCTGATGTCCGAAGCAGCCATCGTGATAAGCTATGTAGTGGTCGCCTTTACGGGCGGGAGCATGCCGCTTGCCGTACGGCTGGTGACCCCGCTTGTGGTGGCGGCGCTGTTTGTGTATGGGCGGCGGAAGAGTGGGGAGTAGTGAGGATTTCCATCTGAGGGGTGGGGGATTAGACGACCCCATCTCAAGTAGGTCACTTTGGACAAGCAGATCTACTTTTTGTGAATAAGTATACCATGGAGATGGCCAACAGGTTATTACTTAAGTAACTTCTTCGCGGACTCATCCAGAGCAAATTGTTCGATTAGCTTTTCTTCACAACAATAATCGGCGGCAGTCTAAGACTTTATTGATTAAG is a window encoding:
- a CDS encoding amidase domain-containing protein; amino-acid sequence: MEQQWKKSLYVYVDQLNKGRVAPGAEPRHTTIRDPRFLDEQRTRSRRIAQWYTSRGITPLRGETGVRTLRTVRQNPAEVVADVALHSAFYYEKGGMTHREDVVESERLTFVREKGGWEIVNVEHRVPERSGVRKVVEKDPALRLSEWGEALPDPRPSQPLLNRRVLKGASGAREVRYRREEAAAYADLWWKEGNPEFEIFEVDCTNYVSQCLFAGGAPINYTGKRETGWWYKGYNGAQEWWSFSWAVSDSLQRYLSGSRGSGLRAEIVERPEQLQLGDIIQYDWDGNGHYQHSTIVTAFDAGGQPLVNARTVSSRHRFWDYKDSYAWTDRTAYRFFHINDYL
- a CDS encoding D-alanine--D-alanine ligase yields the protein MGNAKTTVGLVYGGKSGEHEVSLQTAYAVMNAFDYDKYEIIPFYISKQGVWKVGAVLEAPFSAIEQLKLSGVAGDMGSALNTLFSGLSGGEQVIDVMFPLLHGTNGEDGTIQGLFEMANIPYIGAGVLASSAGMDKVVMKKLFGEAGLEQCDYCYFNAVNWRQHKHELIVDLEDKLGYPVFVKPANLGSSVGISKATDKESLIKAVDYAFRYDTKVIIEEFVDAREVEVAVLGNEEPEASVPGEIVSSGEYYDYAAKYTDGKSQMLIPAPVDPEVADRLRESAILAFKAIEGSGITRADFFLRRSDGKILINEVNTMPGFTPFSMYPLLWRETGVSYKVLLDRMIALALERYRFRQGLKYDNE
- the uvsE gene encoding UV DNA damage repair endonuclease UvsE, producing the protein MIVRFGYVAMSTVIPDCSPSKTMTMASFNKLGDREAGLRKLESIARMNLHNTLRLLKHNVGSDIEVYRLTSKLVPLATHPDLADWNPLDALAEEFAVVGSYVKKHGLRVSFHPDHFTVLSTPRPEVLASSIRDLQHHTDMLDAMGLPATAKSNIHIGGAYGDKPLSAERFCVQCSALPLALRERMTLENDDKTFNAVETLAVCRRMGLPMVLDIHHQWVNNEGELPWELWPEILKTWTSPLALKDVPPGGHLPPKIHVSSPRSPSDPRSHADGVEPAPLVAFLKRIAADTPAVDVMIEAKHKDGALFGLMEEMKGLAEGGNGIMVLNGASVNIQVETALPSF
- a CDS encoding inositol monophosphatase family protein gives rise to the protein MSPVSPDNRNEREPYVVTSKGHTAAAINAAAKAGEWIKSRQGQVKELGSKTSAQDLVTEVDKGVEQMIRRLILTHYPDHAILGEEGVEPGAEALTAALDEARQHEYLWIVDPIDGTTNFVHGFPFYCVSIALVVKGELTVGVIYDPIRDEMFVAEKGKGAYMHGIPTKVSAETLPGNSLIAMGFPPDRVLAQPANMAGLQQIMPQVRGIRAGGSAALHLAYVAAGRVDGYWEVGLSPWDCAAGVLLVLESGGKVTNTLGDPYDIGTRHVVASNGRIHDYLVTSLQAADATGFKKQ
- a CDS encoding stalk domain-containing protein; amino-acid sequence: MLKTWRRLISASASGLLLFTVLINVHAGPADAAAAAVAQGTEQDVFRIVALGDSITAGYEPGMTDPSVKPYGYAERLLEQGWYHGRSELQNYGILGLKTAGLLQYTGAIKDSAAITPEAIQPGLSDPRTLQFAALAPQIRTELAAADLITITIGGNDVSSLFLNYKTLTDADFASQLAERLTEYSNNVTALLKNIREVNPQATILLADQYQPAPRIALGASYDKLMNAAAQFTIAAENIAATLNQAGAPLKVAHVAEKFAGVEGSLTHIIGAGAADFHPTQLGYERIATVFAELQWGEYRMPAVTAMASETVPMSIVVKGKELNTPNKPILKNGQNFLALKDILNAASATGKWDNKTSSATVIYGGKTVVITIGSKTMKVNGADVAIDTPAFLHKVGKEDKTYLPLAALATGLGFDVNYSSKLRTAFINP
- the def gene encoding peptide deformylase; this translates as MEDIIREGDPVLRAVTEPVQLPLQAEDRGALQSMMQFLKNSQDAAMSAKYKLRSGVGLSANQIGLSKRMFVMYLKDDNGKNVEYTWVNPKIISHSMAMVYLPESEGCLSVDRPVHGFVPRYESVKVRGFDLNGEVITQKFKGYQAIIIQHEMDHLDGMMFYDRINPQNPFKLPQDVEIRSLYEQKGK